From the genome of Neomonachus schauinslandi chromosome 5, ASM220157v2, whole genome shotgun sequence, one region includes:
- the SRRM2 gene encoding serine/arginine repetitive matrix protein 2 isoform X4 yields the protein MYNGIGLPTPRGSGTNGYVQRNLSLVRGRRGERPDYKGEEELRRLEAALVKRPNPDILDHERKRRVELRCLELEEMMEEQGYEEQQIQEKVATFRLMLLEKDVNPGGKEETPGQRPAVTETHQLAELNEKKNERLRAAFGISDSYVDGSSFDPQRRAREAKQPAPEPPKPYSLVRESSSSRSPTPKQKKKKKKKDRGRRSESSSPRRERKKSSKKKKHRSESESKKRKHRSPTPKSKRKSKDKKRKRSRSTTPAPKSRRAHRSTSADSASSSDTSRSRSRSAAAKTHTTALTGRSPSPVSGRRGEGDAPSKEPGTTNIGQPSSPEPSTKQPSSPHEDKDKDKERSAVRPSPSPERSSTGPEPPAPTPLLAEQHGGSPQPLATITLSQEPVNPPSEASPPRGRSLTKSPEKPPQSSSESCPPSPQPTKVSRHASSSPESPKPAPAPGSRREISSSPTSKSRSHGRAKRDKSHSHTPSRRVGRSRSPTTTKRGRSRSRTPTKRGHSRSRSPQWRRSRSAQRWGRSRSPQRRGRSRSPQRPGWSRSRNTQRRGRSRSARRGRSHSRSPATRGRSRSRTPARRARSRSRTPARRRSRSRTPTRRRSRSRTPARRGRSRSRTPARRRSRTRSPVRRRSRSRSPARRSGRSRSRTPARRGRSRSRTPARRGRSRSRTPARRGRSRSRTPTRRGRSRSRTPARRRSRSRSVIRRGRSHSRTPQRRGRSGSSSERKNKSRASQRRSRSNSSPEMKKSRISSRRSRSLSSPRSKAKSRLSLRRSLSGSSPCPKQKSRTPPRRSRSGSSQPKAKSRTPPRRSRSGSSPPSNQKSKTPSRQSCSSSSPQPKTKSGTPPRQGSVTSPQANEQSATPQMQSCSESPDPEMKSTTPSRHSCSGSSPPRVKSSTSPRRSRSESSSPQPKVKAVTSPIQSCSGSSSPSPSRVTSKTPPRESRSESPCSKVESRLLQRQSHSRSSSPDTKVKPGMPPRQSHSGSTSPCPKVKPQTPSGHDLCGSKSPCSQEKSRDSSAQSSGFFSLCPGVKSSTPPGELCFATTSLQQKGQSQTSPDPRSDASSPEMKQSHSESPSLQSTSQTPLKGGWSRSSSPITELAPKSPARQERSELSSPRLKSVMSPEQSKSQSDSTLYPAMDSKSLLGQSRWEPSESKEKTGLLLQEDITVSSPRPRDKSSPLPVQDKPDSPPVLRETPKTPSRERGGGVGSSPDTKDQSALAKPSQDEELMEVVEKSEESSNQVPSHLSPELKEVAGSNFESSPEIEERPTVSLTVDQSQSQTSLEVEVPAVASTWSGPHFSPEHKELSNSPPRENSFGLPLEFRNSGPVAEMNTGFSPEVKEDLNGSFPNQLETDPFVDLKEQSTRSSRRSSSELSPDAVGKAGMSSYQSISSPVLDAVPRTPSRERSSSASPELKDGLPRTPSRRSRSGSSPGLRDGSGTPSRHSLSGSSPGMKDIPRTPSRGRSECDSSPEPKALPQTPRPRSRSPSSPELNNKCLTPQRERSGSESSVEQKAVARTPLGQRSRSGSSQELDGKPSASPQERSESDSSPDSKAKTRVPLRERSRSGSSPEVESKSRPSPRRSRSGSSPEVKDKPRAAPRAQSGSDSSPEPKAPALRALPRRSRSGSSSKGRGPSPEGSSSSESSPEHPPKSRTARRSSRSSPEPKTKSRTPPRRRSSRSSPELTRKARLSRRSRSASSSPETRSRTPPRRRRSPSVSSPEPAEKSRSSRRRRSASSPRAKTTSRRGRSPSPKPRGLQRSRSRSRREKTRTTRRRDRSGSSQSTSRRRQRSRSRSRVTRRRRGGSGYHSRSPARQESSRTSSRRRRGRSRTPPTSRKRSRSRTSPAPWKRSRSRASPATHRRSRSRTPLVSRRRSRSRTSPVSRRRSRSRTSVTRRRSRSRASPVSRRRSRSRTPPVTRRRSRSRTPTRRRSRSRTPPVTRRRSRSRTPPVTRRRSRSRTSPITRRRSRSRTSPVARRRSRSRTSPVTRRRSRSRTSPVTRRRSRSRTPPAIRRRSRSRTPLLPRKRSRSRSPLAVRRRSRSRTPRTTRGKRSLTRSPPAIRRRSASGSSSDRSRSASPPATRNHSGSRTPPVALNSSRMSCFSRPSMSPTPLDRCRSPGMLEPLGSSRTPMSVLQQAGGSMMDGPGPRIPDHPRTSVPENHAQSRIALALTAISLGTARPPPSMSAAGLAARMSQVPAPVPLMSLRTAPAASLASRIPAASAAAMNLASARTPAIPTAVNLADSRTPAAAAAMNLASPRTAVAPSAVNLADPRTPTAPAVNLAGARTPAALAALSLTGSGTPPTAANYPSSSRTPQAAAPANLVGPRSAHATAPVNIASSRTPPALAPASLTSARMAPALSGANLTSPRVPLSAYERVSGRTSPPLLDRARSRTPPGGPGSRTPPSALSQSRMTSERAPSPASRMVQAPSQCVLPPAQDRPRSPVPSAFSDQSRALLSQTTPVAGSQSLSSGTVAKTTSSAGDHNGMLSGPVPGMSHPEGGEPPASTGAQQPSPLAALQPAKERRSSSSSSSSSSSSSSSSSSSSSSSSSSGSSSSDSEGSSLPTQPEVALKRVPSPAPASKEAVREGRPQEPTPAKRKRRSSSSSSSSSSSSSSSSSSSSSSSSSSSSSSSSSSSSSTSSSPSPAKPGPQALPKPASPKKPPPGERSLFPVSLPPRHSLPHVARGIFLKRTSGYFPPLHKSFRDALWPAG from the exons ATGTACAACGGGATCGGGCTGCCGACGCCCCGGGGCAGCGGCACCAACGGCTACGTCCAGCGCAACCTGTCCCTGGTGCGGGGCCGCCGGGGTGAGCGGCCTGACTACAAGGGAGAGGAGGAACTGCGGCGCCTGGAGGCTGCCCTGGTGAAGCGGCCTAATCCTGACATCCTGGACCACGAGCGCAAGCGGCGCGTGGAGCTGCGATGCCTCGAGCTGGAGGAGATGATGgaagagcaggg GTACGAGGAACAGCAAATTCAGGAAAAGGTGGCTACCTTTCGACTCATGTTGCTGGAGAAGGATGTGAACCCTGGGGGCAAGGAAGAGACCCCAGGACAGAGGCCAGC ggtAACTGAGACTCACCAGTTGGCAgaactgaatgagaagaaaaatgagcGACTCCGTGCTGCCTTTGGCATCAGTGATTCCTATGTGGATGGCAGCTCTTTTGATCCTCAGCGTCGTGCTCGAGAAGCTAAACAACCAGCTCCAGAGCCTCCCAAACCTTACAG TCTTGTCCGGGAGTCCAGCAGTTCTCGCTCACCCAccccaaagcaaaaaaagaaaaaaaagaagaaagatagagGACG CAGGTCAGAGAGCAGCTCTCCTCGAcgagagaggaagaagagctcGAAGAAGAAGAAGCACAG GTCAGAGTCTGAATCCAAAAAACGGAAGCATAG GTCTCCCACTCCAAAGAGCAAACGTAAATCTAAGGACAAGAAGCGGAAGCG GTCTCGAAGTACAACACCAGCCCCCAAGAGCCGTCGGGCCCACCGTTCAACATCTGCTGACTCTGCTTCCTCTTCTGATACTTCCCGCAGTCG GTCTCGAAGTGCAGCAGCAAAAACGCATACAACTGCCTTGACTGGGCGAAGTCCTTCCCCTGTTTCAGGGCGTCGAGGGGAGGGAGATGCACCTTCTAAGGAACCAGGTACCACCAACATAGGGCAGCCTAGCAGCCCAGAGCCCTCTACAAAGCAGCCTAGCAGTCCTCATGAAGACAAAGATAAAGACAAGGAG AGATCTGCAGTTCGACCTAGCCCCTCTCCGGAAAGGAGCAGCACAGGCCCAGAACCACCTGCTCCCACCCCGCTCCTTGCTGAGCAACATGGCGGCTCCCCACAACCCCTTGCAACAATCACGTTAAGTCAGGAGCCAGTGAACCCCCCATCTGAGGCTTCCCCACCCCGGGGCCGTTCACTAACTAAGTCTCCTGAGAAACCTCCCCAGTCTTCTTCAGAGAGCTGCCCACCATCCCCTCAACCTACCAAAGTTTCTCGACATGCCAGCTCTTCCCCCGAAAGTCCTAAACCTGCACCAGCTCCTGGGTCCCGCCGAGAAATTTCTTCTTCTCCCACATCCAAGAGTCGCTCACATGGCCGGGCAAAGCGGGATAAGTCACATTCTCATACCCCTTCTCGAAGAGTGGGGAGGTCCCGTAGCCCTACCACTACTAAGAGGGGACGATCTCGGTCTCGAACCCCTACCAAGAGAGGTCATTCTCGGTCCCGGTCCCCTCAGTGGCGTAGGTCCCGGTCTGCACAGAGGTGGGGACGATCCAGAAGCCCCCAGCGACGTGGCCGCTCTAGGTCTCCTCAGCGACCAGGCTGGTCTAGAAGCAGAAATACCCAGAGAAGAGGCAGGTCTAGATCAGCAAGGCGAGGCAGGTCACACTCTAGATCCCCAGCCACTAGGGGCAGATCTCGTTCTAGGACGCCAGCCCGTCGGGCCAGGTCTCGCTCTAGAACACCTGCCAGGCGCAGATCACGATCCAGAACACCCACCAGACGTAGGTCTCGCTCTAGAACACCAGCCCGGCGGGGCAGGTCTCGCTCTAGAACACCTGCTAGGCGCAGATCTAGGACCCGATCACCAGTACGACGGAGGTCTCGTAGCAGATCACCAGCCAGGAGAAGTGGCAGGTCACGCTCTAGAACCCCAGCCAGACGTGGTCGGTCACGCTCTAGAACCCCAGCCAGAAGAGGGAGATCTCGGTCTAGAACACCTGCAAGACGAGGACGGTCTCGGTCTAGGACACCGACAAGACGAGGACGGTCTCGGTCTAGGACACCTGCAAGACGAAGATCTCGTAGTAGAAGTGTGATTAGACGGGGAAGATCTCACTCTAGAACGCCACAAAGAAGAGGCAGGTCTGGTTCATCATCAGAGCGGAAGAACAAATCCAGAGCGTCACAGAGAAGGAGCAGGTCCAACTCAAGCCCAGAAATGAAAAAATCTCGCATTTCTTCAAGGCGGAGCAGGTCTCTCTCTTCACCACGGTCCAAAGCAAAATCTCGCTTGTCTCTGCGGCGAAGCCTTTCAGGGTCATCTCCGTGTCCTAAACAAAAGTCTCGGACACCACCAAGGCGCAGTCGCTCTGGATCATCCCAACCAAAAGCTAAATCTAGAACACCACCAAGGCGAAGTCGGTCTGGTTCTTCTCCTCCTTCTAATCAGAAATCTAAAACACCATCAAGACAGAGTTGTTCCAGTTCATCTCCTCAACCTAAAACGAAGTCTGGAACGCCACCAAGGCAAGGGTCTGTAACAAGTCCCCAGGCAAATGAACAATCTGCCACGCCACAAATGCAGAGCTGTTCAGAATCACCTGACCCTGAGATGAAATCTACAACCCCTTCGAGACATAGCTGCTCTGGGTCCTCCCCTCCTAGAGTGAAATCAAGCACATCTCCAAGACGGAGCCGATCTGAGTCATCGTCTCCACAACCCAAAGTGAAGGCAGTAACGTCACCAATCCAGAGCTGTTCTGGCTCCTCTTCTCCAAGTCCTAGCAGGGTGACATCCAAAACACCTCCAAGGGAAAGCAGATCAGAGTCTCCTTGCTCCAAGGTGGAATCTAGACTGTTGCAAAGACAAAGCCATTCTAGGTCCTCCTCACCAGATACCAAAGTGAAACCTGGAATGCCACCAAGACAAAGTCACTCAGGATCTACTTCTCCATGCCCTAAAGTAAAGCCCCAAACTCCATCGGGACATGATCTTTGTGGATCGAAGTCACCGTGTTCCCAAGAGAAGTCTAGAGACTCATCAGCACAAAGTTCTggattcttctctctctgtccaggAGTAAAGTCTAGCACACCACCAGGAGAGCTGTGTTTTGCCACCACCTCTTTGCAACAGAAAGGACAATCTCAAACTTCACCAGACCCTAGATCTGATGCTTCAAGTCCAGAAATGAAACAGAGTCACTCTGAGTCTCCATCTCTGCAGAGCACATCTCAGACACCTCTTAAGGGTGGCTGGTCCAGGTCCTCATCTCCAATCACTGAGCTGGCACCCAAATCTCCAGCAAGACAAGAAAGAAGCGAATTATCCAGTCCTAGGCTAAAATCTGTAATGTCTCCTGAGCAGAGCAAGTCTCAGTCTGACTCTACCCTATATCCTGCAATGGACTCGAAATCTCTTCTGGGGCAGAGTAGATGGGAGCCTTCtgaatcaaaagagaaaacaggctTACTCCTTCAGGAGGATATTACTGTGTCATCTCCTAGACCAAGAGACAAATCAAGTCCTCTTCCAGTGCAGGATAAGCCTGATTCCCCACCAGTACTCAGAGAGACTCCTAAAACCCCATCAAGGGAAAGAGGTGGTGGTGTTGGATCATCTCCAGATACAAAAGACCAAAGTGCGTTAGCTAAGCCAAGCCAAGATGAAGAATTAATGGAGGTGGTAGAGAAATCTGAAGAATCCTCAAACCAGGTCCCCTCCCATTTGTCTCCGGAACTTAAAGAAGTGGCTGGAAGTAACTTTGAATCATCTCCTGAAATAGAAGAAAGACCCACTGTGTCTTTAACTGTTGACCAAAGCCAGTCGCAGACTTCTTTGGAAGTAGAAGTCCCTGCAGTGGCCTCAACTTGGAGTGGGCCACATTTTTCTCCAGAACATAAAGAACTGTCTAATTCTCCCCCGAGGGAGAATAGTTTTGGGTTACCTTTAGAATTTAGAAACTCAGGTCCTGTTGCAGAAATGAATACTGGATTTTCTCCTGAAGTTAAAGAAGATCTGAATGGATCTTTTCCTAATCAGCTGGAGACAGATCCATTTGTAGATCTGAAGGAACAATCAACAAGGTCCTCTAGACGCAGTAGTTCTGAGTTATCCCCAGATGCAGTGGGAAAAGCAGGAATGTCTTCATATCAGAGTATTTCTTCACCGGTACTTGATGCAGTACCCAGAACACCATCAAGGGAAAGAAGTAGCTCTGCATCTCCTGAACTGAAAGATGGCTTACCCAGAACCCCTTCGAGGAGAAGCAGGTCTGGGTCTTCTCCAGGACTTAGAGATGGGTCTGGGACTCCCTCAAGACACAGCTTATCTGGGTCCTCTCCTGGAATGAAAGATATACCTAGAACACCATCCAGGGGGAGAAGCGAATGTGATTCTTCTCCAGAACCAAAAGCTTTGCCTCAGACTCCTAGGCCAAGAAGTCGTTCACCATCATCCCCAGAGCTCAACAACAAGTGTCTTAccccccagagagagagaagtgggtcAGAATCATCAGTTGAACAGAaggctgtggctaggactcctCTTGGTCAGAGAAGTCGATCTGGATCTTCTCAAGAACTCGATGGGAAACCAAGTGCATCCCCTCAAGAAAGAAGTGAATCAGACTCTTCTCCAGATTCTAAAGCTAAGACACGAGTACCACTTAGAGAAAGGAGTCGCTCTGGGTCATCTCCAGAGGTCGAGAGCAAATCCCGACCTTCTCCTCGGCGCAGTAGATCTGGCTCATCTCCTGAAGTTAAAGATAAGCCAAGAGCAGCACCCAGGGCACAGAGTGGTTCTGATTCCTCTCCTGAACCCAAGGCTCCTGCCCTTCGTGCTCTTCCCAGACGAAGCAGGTCAGGTTCATCAAGCAAAGGCAGAGGCCCTTCTCCTGAAGGAAGCAGCAGTTCAGAGTCGTCTCCAGAACACCCACCCAAATCCAGAACTGCTAGAAGAAGCTCTAGGTCCTCACCAGAGCCCAAGACCAAGTCCCGTACTCCACCTCGCCGTCGCAGCTCTCGATCCTCTCCTGAGCTGACTAGGAAGGCCAGACTCTCTCGAAGAAGCCGCTCTGCATCATCCTCACCGGAAACCCGTTCTAGAACTCCCCCAAGGCGCCGAAGAAGTCCTTCAGTCTCTTCCCCAGAGCCAGCTGAAAAGTCAAGATCCTCACGCCGCCGGCGCTCAGCTTCATCCCCACGTGCTAAGACAACTTCAAGGAGAGGCCGTTCTCCGTCACCAAAGCCCCGTGGGCTCCAGAGGTCCCGTTCCCGCTCAAGGAGGGAGAAAACCAGAACAACTAGACGTCGAGATAGGTCTGGATCTTCTCAGTCAACCTCTCGGAGAAGACAGCGGAGCCGGTCAAGGTCTCGGGTCACTCGTCGGCGGAGAGGAGGCTCTGGTTACCACTCAAGGTCTCCCGCCCGGCAGGAGAGTTCCCGAACTTCTTCCCGACGCCGAAGAGGCCGTTCGCGGACACCCCCGACCAGTCGGAAGCGGTCCCGCTCACGTACCTCACCAGCCCCATGGAAACGTTCAAGGTCTAGGGCCTCTCCCGCCACTCACCGGCGATCCCGGTCCAGAACACCTCTGGTCAGCCGCCGTAGGTCCAGGTCTAGAACTTCACCAGTCAGTCGGAGACGATCAAGGTCCAGGACATCAGTGACTCGACGAAGATCTCGATCCAGAGCATCTCCAGTGAGTCGAAGGCGATCCAGGTCTAGAACACCACCGGTAACCCGCCGTCGTTCAAGGTCCAGAACACCGACACGCCGGCGCTCCCGTTCTAGAACTCCACCAGTGACCCGAAGAAGGTCTAGATCTAGGACTCCACCAGTAACCAGGAGGCGATCTCGAAGCAGAACTTCCCCTATCACTCGCAGAAGGTCGAGATCGAGAACATCCCCAGTCGCCCGTAGAAGATCTAGATCTCGCACATCTCCAGTAACTCGAAGGAGGTCCCGCTCTCGAACCTCTCCAGTGACACGCCGCCGATCTCGGTCCCGAACACCTCCAGCTATTCGGCGCCGCTCTAGGTCTCGGACCCCACTGTTGCCACGCAAACGTTCTCGAAGTCGCTCTCCACTTGCTGTCCGCCGCCGTTCTAGATCCCGTACTCCGCGAACAACTCGGGGCAAACGGTCCTTAACAAGATCTCCTCCTGCCATCCGAAGGCGTTCTGCATCTGGAAGTAGTTCTGATCGTTCACGTTCTGCTAGTCCTCCAGCAACAAGGAATCATTCTGGTTCTCGGACACCTCCAGTAGCGCTCAATAGTTCCAGGATGAGCTGCTTCAGTCGTCCTAGCATGTCACCAACACCTCTGGACCGCTGTCGATCACCTGGAATGCTCGAACCCCTTGGCAGCTCTAGAACACCCATGTCTGTCCTGCAGCAAGCTGGTGGCTCCATGATGGATGGTCCAGGTCCCCGAATTCCTGATCACCCAAGAACATCTGTGCCGGAAAATCATGCACAGTCTAGAATTGCACTTGCCCTGACAGCCATCAGTCTTGGCACTGCTCGGCCGCCTCCATCCATGTCTGCTGCTGGCCTTGCTGCAAGAATGTCCCAGGTTCCAGCTCCAGTGCCTCTCATGAGTCTCAGAACAGCCCCAGCTGCAAGCCTTGCCAGTAGGATTCCTGCAGCCTCTGCAGCAGCCATGAACCTGGCCAGTGCCAGGACACCTGCCATACCAACAGCAGTGAACCTGGCTGACTCGAGAACACCAGCTGCAGCAGCAGCCATGAACTTGGCCAGCCCCAGAACAGCAGTGGCACCTTCTGCTGTGAACCTTGCTGACCCTCGCACCCCTACAGCCCCAGCTGTGAACCTAGCAGGAGCCAGAACCCCAGCTGCTTTGGCAGCTTTGAGTCTCACCGGCTCTGGCACACCCCCAACTGCTGCAAACTATCCCTCCAGCTCCAGAACACCCCAGGCCGCAGCCCCTGCAAACCTGGTGGGTCCTAGATCTGCACATGCCACAGCTCCTGTGAATATTGCCAGTTCAAGAACCCCTCCTGCCTTGGCACCTGCAAGCCTCACCAGTGCTAGAATGGCTCCAGCCTTGTCTGGTGCAAACCTTACCAGCCCCAGGGTGCCCCTCTCTGCCTACGAGCGCGTTAGTGGCAGAACCTCACCACCGCTTCTTGACAGAGCCAGATCAAGAACCCCGCCGGGAGGCCCAGGCTCCAGAACCCCACCATCTGCCCTGAGCCAGTCTAGAATGACCTCTGAGCgggctccctctcctgcctctagAATGGTCCAGGCTCCCTCACAGtgtgttcttcctccagctcaggATAGACCTAGGTCCCCTGTGCCATCTGCTTTTTCTGACCAGTCCCGAGCTTTGCTTTCCCAGACAACCCCTGTAGCAGGGTCTCAGTCCCTTTCCTCTGGGACAGTGGCCAAGACCACGTCCTCTGCTGGTGACCACAATGGCATGCTCTCTGGCCCTGTCCCTGGGATGTCCCATCCTGAGGGTGGGGAACCACCTGCCTCCACGGGGGCCCAGCAGCCTTCCCCGTTGGCCGCCCTGCAGCCGGCAAAGGAGCGGCggagttcctcctcctcctcctcctccagctcctcctcttcgtcatcatcatcatcgtcttcctcctcctcctcctcttctggttCCAGTTCTAGCGACTCAGAGGGCTCTAGCCTTCCTACCCAACCTGAGGTAGCACTGAAGAG GGTACCCAGCCCCGCCCCAGCCTCAAAGGAGGCTGTTCGAGAGGGACGTCCTCAGGAGCCGACCCCAGCCAAGCGGAAGAGGCGCTCTAGTAGCTCCAGTtccagctcctcctcctcttcctcctcttcctcctcctcttcttcctcttcctcctcctcttcctcctcctcctcctcctcttcttcctcctcttcgacttcttcctccccctcccctgctaaGCCTGGCCCTCAGGCCTTGCCCAAACCTGCAAGCCCCAAGAAGCCACCCCCTGGCGAGCGGAG CctcttccctgtctccctgcctccacgCCATTCTCTTCCACACGTAGCCAGAGGGATCTTTCTAAAACGCACATCTGGTTACTTCCCTCCACTCCACAAATCCTTCCGGGACGCCCTGTGGCCTGCAGGATAA
- the SRRM2 gene encoding serine/arginine repetitive matrix protein 2 isoform X6, with product MYNGIGLPTPRGSGTNGYVQRNLSLVRGRRGERPDYKGEEELRRLEAALVKRPNPDILDHERKRRVELRCLELEEMMEEQGYEEQQIQEKVATFRLMLLEKDVNPGGKEETPGQRPAVTETHQLAELNEKKNERLRAAFGISDSYVDGSSFDPQRRAREAKQPAPEPPKPYSLVRESSSSRSPTPKQKKKKKKKDRGRRSESSSPRRERKKSSKKKKHRSESESKKRKHRSPTPKSKRKSKDKKRKRSRSTTPAPKSRRAHRSTSADSASSSDTSRSRRCTDHSEDTVPAL from the exons ATGTACAACGGGATCGGGCTGCCGACGCCCCGGGGCAGCGGCACCAACGGCTACGTCCAGCGCAACCTGTCCCTGGTGCGGGGCCGCCGGGGTGAGCGGCCTGACTACAAGGGAGAGGAGGAACTGCGGCGCCTGGAGGCTGCCCTGGTGAAGCGGCCTAATCCTGACATCCTGGACCACGAGCGCAAGCGGCGCGTGGAGCTGCGATGCCTCGAGCTGGAGGAGATGATGgaagagcaggg GTACGAGGAACAGCAAATTCAGGAAAAGGTGGCTACCTTTCGACTCATGTTGCTGGAGAAGGATGTGAACCCTGGGGGCAAGGAAGAGACCCCAGGACAGAGGCCAGC ggtAACTGAGACTCACCAGTTGGCAgaactgaatgagaagaaaaatgagcGACTCCGTGCTGCCTTTGGCATCAGTGATTCCTATGTGGATGGCAGCTCTTTTGATCCTCAGCGTCGTGCTCGAGAAGCTAAACAACCAGCTCCAGAGCCTCCCAAACCTTACAG TCTTGTCCGGGAGTCCAGCAGTTCTCGCTCACCCAccccaaagcaaaaaaagaaaaaaaagaagaaagatagagGACG CAGGTCAGAGAGCAGCTCTCCTCGAcgagagaggaagaagagctcGAAGAAGAAGAAGCACAG GTCAGAGTCTGAATCCAAAAAACGGAAGCATAG GTCTCCCACTCCAAAGAGCAAACGTAAATCTAAGGACAAGAAGCGGAAGCG GTCTCGAAGTACAACACCAGCCCCCAAGAGCCGTCGGGCCCACCGTTCAACATCTGCTGACTCTGCTTCCTCTTCTGATACTTCCCGCAGTCG GCGCTGCACAGACCATTCGGAAGACACGGTCCCTGCCCTCTAG